From the genome of Palaemon carinicauda isolate YSFRI2023 chromosome 6, ASM3689809v2, whole genome shotgun sequence, one region includes:
- the LOC137643366 gene encoding uncharacterized protein yields the protein MNKSRNSSGDTSGYTSIDNSSDSSRDNSSDSSCYSSSDTSRDNSSYSSNDTSSYNSSSYNSSDTSSYSSSNSDTSSYGSSISDISSYSSINSDTSSYSSSISDISSYSSNDTSSYNSSSYNSSDTSSYSSSNSDTTIYSRVIVILVVVVVVIVLMILVVI from the coding sequence ATGAATAAAAGTAGGAATAGTAGTGGTGATACTAGTGGTTATACTAGTATTGAtaatagtagtgatagtagtagggATAATAGTAGCGATAGTAGttgttatagtagtagtgatactagtagggataatagtagttatagtagtaatgatactagtagttataatagtagtagttataatagtagtgatacaagtagttatagtagtagtaatagtgatactagtagttatggTAGTAGTATTAGTGAtattagtagttatagtagtattaatagtgatactagtagttatagtagtagtattagtgatATTAGTAGTTATAGCAGTAATGATACTAGTAGTTATAACAGTAGTAGTTAtaatagtagtgatactagtagttatagtagtagtaatagtgatactaCTATTTATAGTAGAGTAATAGTGAtactagtagtggtagtagtagttatagtattaATGATACTAGTAGTGATATAG